The sequence CATTAAACGCAGCCTTCAATTGAGCGGAGTAGAGCATTCTCCTTGGTTCTAGCAACTTCGAGAATTCCTGCCACGTGGATGCCCTATTAATGATACTACCACCATTAAGTGATATATCATTATTAAGCTTGGAGAGCACTTGTTGCTCGCTGCCTCCGTAGGTATCAACGCCAATCCACAGGTAGTACCCGGGTTCCAAGCCGAGTATTTGTGCCGTCTTGTCATCAACGAATTCTGTGACCATGGGCCACAGCCTATCCTTCCTTACCCTAATTACTGCATTAACAAGGGACTCAGCGTTATCAAACCTAGCCAGCAAACCAACGAAGGACTCAGGCAATGGGGCAAGTCTCAGGGTCGCCTCTGTAACAATACCCAGGGTACCCTCGGAACCAATAAAGAGTTGAACTATGTTGTAGCCTTCCCTGCACTTAATAGTCCTACAACCAACCCTAATAGCATCGCCAGTCCCAATAACCGCCTCAAGGCCAAGTACCCAGTGGGATGCCGGACCGTACTTGGCGCCCCTCATTCCACCGCCGCCGTTATTAACCACACCACCAATCGTCGCAGTCTTTGATGATGCTGGGTCCACAGGCCACTGAAGGCCATAACCCATTAATTCCAGGTTCAGTTCATCAACCTTAATCCCGGGTTGAACTCTTACGTACCAGTCTATGTCTGAGATCTCGATTATTGAGTTCATTCTCTCCATTGAGACTATCACAGTGTTCTCAAGCTTTGGTGTTGCATTTCCCGAGAGACTTGTATTGGAGCCTACCGGTATTATCTTGAAGCCGTAATCGATGGCCAACCTAACGACCTTAATAACCTCATCAGTATTGATTGGCTGAATAACTGCCATGGGCCTAACACCTGGTTCTGAGGACGCATCATGACTGTATAGGGTAAGTATATGCGGCTCCGTGAATAATCTATCTTTAAATACGGTCTCAAGCTCCCTAATCACGTCACCCCTACCCTGAGACATACTAGTCATGCCGAACCACCACTACTTAAGCATTGTTTCTAGAATAATTGCCTTAAAACTATGTATCGCATCAGCAATTTTAATGCCTGCAGGGCACTGG is a genomic window of Vulcanisaeta souniana JCM 11219 containing:
- a CDS encoding FAD-binding oxidoreductase, whose product is MTSMSQGRGDVIRELETVFKDRLFTEPHILTLYSHDASSEPGVRPMAVIQPINTDEVIKVVRLAIDYGFKIIPVGSNTSLSGNATPKLENTVIVSMERMNSIIEISDIDWYVRVQPGIKVDELNLELMGYGLQWPVDPASSKTATIGGVVNNGGGGMRGAKYGPASHWVLGLEAVIGTGDAIRVGCRTIKCREGYNIVQLFIGSEGTLGIVTEATLRLAPLPESFVGLLARFDNAESLVNAVIRVRKDRLWPMVTEFVDDKTAQILGLEPGYYLWIGVDTYGGSEQQVLSKLNNDISLNGGSIINRASTWQEFSKLLEPRRMLYSAQLKAAFNDYGTDAFLLIEDIAVPMSKLPEAVRELQDLGRKHHVKMMLGGHIGDGNLHPSAWARRTDRDEMERITRFFEDVGKLAVRLKGTVSAEHGIGTQKKGLLREALGAKNNNEDTIINLMKNVKEIFDPHGVFNPGKIFD